gtaacagttattagcaatgctaacgtatcctgtatctcgcacctctctttctccagttctttcaaatagataatctagacaggcattAGCAATAAGCTAGACTGCTATttgttttctggcaattttttcggaagtttcccttctaatgccttctaacagctagtctagctGGAGTCAATTGttaagtaaggtatgttgatgtgtttagaaacgtatttagcattctacctatgctagatacaggagatgttagcattgctaataggctaactgttagcgacaaaatcatacttgcagcttgcgtttgtgatgagcatatgGTTGGAatagcacctcttttcagcaacagcggcttagcaaatccttctttaaattgtccaagattttaattcaaaactgtctttggtgaaatggttcgagcaaataaataaatgagtgtcgaacttcacagggatcttctcataaaaAAAAGCCATGCCCGTCAAGtgtctggttccttgggaagattatgaaaagtgtcagcattcccactacagcctggaacactgcatttacgatggtccattttcaatatactttTAAAACTTAAAAACGTTCTCCTTGGTTGTTcgcgtggaagtacacagagcagcgcacagctaaactagtgtctgagatcatgggccagaacaccagagggctggtctgtatgtaaatgttggggcATGACAAAGGTGATGTGGAATTTGCGACATCACAAATTTCACTTTTTCGAAACCAATCTTTTACAGCTGCAAtttcaagttgtgagatttagataggaatgaagtgtcaatggactttgaggttcactgtatgtccattttacccaccgaactgtcgttattccactatgacaaggtaaaatcggtatTGCAATCAATGACCTCTTTAAACTTTTTTCCAGCATTGAAATATACAGTGAATTCCAATTCCAATAAATGGTCAAATCTGGAGTAGATTACCAAACAGACTATACAGACTCTTCAAAAGCACAATTCAAATTGTAAAAATGCACAGAAAGAGTTGTGCTGGCTTGAACCCCGGAATCGCCACTTTTGGCTGTATTtgttctgtgtttttttctcaGCAAACCAAATGGAGGTTGTACAGGCAAGCAATTCTACAATGTGTCGAGCATATCCTGCAGAATCCTCAAGCCTTGGAGCTGCCACCCACCACCTGCCAGATCAACAGTTTTGCTTTGAGACAATGTGTTTATGCGGTAAGGGCTACAGAGCCTAAGACCCACCAAACACCACTCATCCTTCTACTGGATGACAACTTCTACTACCGAAGCATGAGATATGAAGTGTATCAACTGGCAAGAAAGTGTAAGTAGAATTTGTGTGTCAGTTTGTTACATAAATTATTTGTGGGTAATCAACTGTAGTTTGTATGTTGTGTTAACATGTTGCCACAGACTCTATTGGATTTTGTCAGGTGTATCTGCACAGTCCAGTGGAATCCTGCATAGACAGAAACCAAAGACGACTCCAGGCCTTACCCAATGAAGTAATTGTTGCGATGGCCCAGCGCATGGAGCCTCCCAATCCTGAGAAGAATCCATGGGAGCAGAGCAGCATCTCACTGGACACCAAAGACAGCTTCACAGACAAGGCCTTGTGAGCTGCGAATCAATTGATCAATGAACTAGAACATTATGTAGTGATTTATTTGATCATATTCTGAATAAATCTATATTATTCTCTATTTATCTTACTATGTACATACTCTTTTACTGTATCTCAGACAGAGGTTGAAGGAGCTTATCTCTATAGCTTTGGACAACCCACTGAGCCCAGTTCAGGACAACACAGAACAGAAGGCATGTTTGGGTTTCTAAATGTATATGTTTACACATAGATTTATTAAAAAATATGACTTTGGCTGTATTTATGAAGTGTCTCCTAATGTTTTTTGTTCCAGGTGGCAGATAGTCTAATCTGTGCCAACAGTGTGGTTCATCAAGCTGACCAGGCTTGTCGACACCGGGTATCTCAGGCCATGCAGAAGGCAAGAGGTCAGCTAAAAGCCCTGCTTAAAGCATTGCTTAAACATGATTCAAAtgtacacactaacacacacatgcttaggTAATAGTTTTGGAATGTTATTTAGTTTTTGCGATGGACTACTGAAGTATTTATTTAGGCTCAAGCATAGTTTGTGTTAACATATATTCTTAAGTGTAACGTATTTTGGGTTTAGAGCATCTTCCTTACATTTACTCCTATGTTCAGAGAACAAGATGTCTCCAGATCATATGAGGTCTCTAGCAGCAGAGCTGAATAAAGCAAAGACAACATTTCTTCAAAACCTGCGAAAGAAAGTTCTTCAAGACATACCTATTACCCCACGGGAAACcatagatggagagagtgtgGCAAAAAGAGCATTGGATGTTTTTGATCAAGATACAAAGGAAATCATGGCAAGATTCCTTCTGATTTAAACAAATACCACTGGAAAAGTATTGAAACCCCAtcattgataattattagtttATGATGTAGTGTTTATATGTACAACATCTCAAATACAACATACAGAAGATGCCTGTTTCGTAGGTACCACAAGAATACATTTACAGAGTGGTGTGTAAGAGCAGTAACTGCAGAAAACAGCAAATATGACCTACAACTGTTggctattcttttttttatacttgtaaatatatacatacatatacacacacttatggaggaccaaacctgccatatttacaaatgaatgaataaataaatgtcaacatccatgcatttagacagaaataaatgaatatatatattaattaatGCACAATTGTCAATCAATAGttacatatattttacatttatgtatgtatttatttttgtattcattttacttatttattcatttattcattcattcatggtTCCCAATATGATAATGAGGAGGCCAGTAGGCGTGGAAACTGACGTTCAGACATTGCAATCAATCCAGAACCATAGATTCAATCTAGCtaacgcctgggacacactggctgcaaaGCGCCTTgaagctagcctggctctgccctcctacatacttccgctcaatttagattttgcttctgtacttaaacggtttggtttgttttcaacgtcagagatgtagctatgccactgcatacttctgAATAATTATTTAGTAACAAAAATTGAatagaagtatgcagtggcataactatatctctgacgttgattaaaaaaaaaaacggttgaAAATTtagcaagttatggttatttaaaaagtacatgtagcaccaacccaatgttatgggtgagcgagttcactttagcaagatggccgccatgtgcggacatTCGACTCCGTTGGCCGGACGAGACATCTagcctttatatatatctatgggtcTGGCCATCAGGTATGTAAGTCAGATGTCTGCggttgattttctaccggcgaatcagcgaacagagggagtggctgagaacgatgacgttgatgttgtgcgctaatTTGTGTTGTAGCTccggcggcggagaaagatgcgagcgaagccattcggtccgttgtggcaacactgccgaatatctataaactaaagccagagcaagaacaagagttttgttggtggccatgatgttgtggccctcctccccacggggttcgggagcagtttgattttccagctacggcagctagttctgttacagtagtggtgaaagaattggctaaggcgaatgcttgcgattggttatggcaggcAGGGCCAGGTTAAGGTAATTTGGGGCCCGGGGCAGGAGCCTCCCCGAGGCCCAACCCTACCACgcaaaatatttttaaatatatatattattattactatgatttttatcaatatatattagagagagagagattggtaattaaattatgacagacaaaaatatCAGTGTGATACATTGtaatcagtggcggctgctggtctttcaaaaagGGGAAGCTCtttttcggcctacatcctaaatgttttatttatttggctagatcactggctagttcacccctacgtaAAACCTAGCCgactgaatgaattaatgaatgaacgaacgatctaacaaaacaatattaatcaaggcggaaatgtggaaattaggttaaactgaaacaaggaacgtggtgtataattgtatgaaatgtatgatgaaaattggttagcaatttcgccaTGCTAATatcaagaaataggttgctgcagtttgtctttcaactacagttgcaaaatcagcgatgggactgagcttgaatagcttcggtgactttttgtagtacaaaattactgtcaatcaaaaggagatgcagtctttcgacagaccctccaatcattacgtggaagcccagcgtccaggccagcccactcctccattcacccccagagacgctgagcgtccgagGCGGGATCATCTCAGCAttcatccaatgaccgtatagtttcgaagcactgaataaaactgttcaaagcagccccattgaagtccatggaagctgagcttcaacagggaaatgcactgtgacgctacggGGACAGGGATGGATTAACCAAGGGGCCTacccaggggcccatgagctcagggggcccataacccagagccTCGGCGTATCGTCGCTGTTATTAACTTGATGTACTAGGGTATTGATATGATGATATGTGCcgtagccggtatatgctaggcttaagtcattGATGTCTttaacagggccccaaaagtcctactgattaaaataaaaaatagcctaaacattcactttgaagatgtcacaagaaagaaaccTTCATGATACCTTTCAAGCGAGTGTTTATTCCCTCAGTTTATCTATAGGACTTTAGAGGGGCTGAGTACTCCATGCAATATGGGCCCTTCAACTTTGTAGGTAAAAAtccaaaaagcaagtgcaaaacaatagcattagaGCTGTGTCTAAGCACCCCCAACACACTATTTATTGAAGATATAATATTATTAAGCCTATGATGGTAATttttcaagaaagagagagggttgtgtgggcTACAAATGTACACTCTAGTCTTAGGTTACAACtatcaaatatttttgtaatataaacgttgtttattttgttgattACTCGATTACTTTTGCGTTTTTAAACAACAATATCAATATTATtcctgaaaaaataaaataaaaaatgttttgccaagagaaatgttttttttttgcggtGAGGGGGGGCCCCTTGACACATCCAGGCTCAGGGGGCCATGGTTTCTTAATCCGTCCATGTACGgggatgtatgagaaggaaatcagccGACCTGCtaatatgtagctgattctgaaagaactcgttttcgatatgaacgtgttctaacgcttttaaaatattaacacaatagtaaatatttgaacagggagtcagatggctgagcggtgagggagtcgggctagtaatcagaaggttggcaGATCGATtgcccgccgtgccacatgatgttgtgtcattgggcaaggcacttcaccctacttgcctcggggggaatgtccctctacttactgtaagtcgctctggataagagcgtctgctaaattactaaatgtaaatgtaaataattgaccatacatttttttattgcaggGGAAGCTGAGGGGGGaaccttgcagtcttaaagaaatcaccACTGATTGTAATACATTGTAACACGCACCCCTAGCCAGCCACGATGTCAAATACATTGGAACATGCAGtctagcgtgcacacacacagcccagcgaaCACATATTTATAAACAACTCGATTGAACAATTTAATTATCAGGCTGTGGCCCTCCACTGAAAGGAACATAGGCTAGATAATCAGTTCGGGACTAGTTTAAGTCCACTCGTCTACTTTTTTTGAAGGCAAAGTCACAAATCAAATCGTTGAAGTCAATTTGGCAAAGCAGGTCAAACTCGTTTGACATCACCTTCATGCAAAGCCATTGTTGTCTTGCATGCTTtgatcatagagttaatataactagagtaagctacttttgtcttccaagatggcgtccccattcatttctatgaaaagtgctcagtagcgcagtgaggcaagcgagagcgcgagaaaggacgcggccatctttccacttccgtgtcttcctgtctagctttaaacagtggctccttttttccctagctccgagagctcatgtaaatcgtctatcggccaatgtgaacttttgtgctcgtgccctgttagtatccgcgagcacatttgaaggtaactttcattgactaagcaaaaaaattggttgctagtttacccatttcggattggtttcaaacttagcaaaaatcgggaaaaattcttccatgaaaaagctagtagtatgagccaggttcgagaatcaaacaaaaatcattgggggagatagttttgtaaatgttgaatggagttaatagaataaaaacgacggaagagtcggaaacctaaccgtacatgcaataccacctacatccaccggggctgttgcttcaagccgaggggagaggggtgggggcttggcttTGATACCGGCATCGACACATGACGCTAAGAGAACGTGGACTTCACTACGGGTGGgtaaatgcatttttttttaaaggcccCCTAGTGGCCGGGGCCCGGGGCAGCAGCCCCTCCTGCCCATTGCACAAACGCGGCACTgttactctgagcccctcccggatgaccgagcttctcaccctatctctaagggagagcccggacaccctgcggagaaagctcatttcggccgcttgtattcgcgatctcgttctttcggtcactacccatagttcgtgaccataggtgagggtaggaacgtagattgactggtaaatagagagcttcgcctttcgactcagctccttcttcaccacgacggaccgatgcagagcctgcatcactgcggacgccgcaccgatccgcctgtcaaCCTCgtgctccattcttccctcactcgtgaacaagaccccgagatacttgaactcctccgcttggttcaggatctcctccccgacccggagatggcactccatccttttccggtcgattaccatggcctcagatttggaggtgctgattcgcatcccagccgcttcacattcggttgcgaaccgctccagtgagagctgaagatcacggcccgatgaagccaacaggaccacatcatccgcaaaaagcagcgacacgatcctgaggtcaccaaaccggaccccctcaacaccctggctgcgcctagaaattctgtccatataggtaatgaacaaaatcggtgacatagggcagccctggcggagtccaaccctcaccggaaacaagtttgacatactaccggcaatgcggaccaaactctggcaccggtcgtatagggaccggacagccccgatcaggaaatcagGTACctcgtactctcggagcaccccccacatgagcccccgagggacacggtcgaacgccttatccaaatccacaaaacatgtgtagactggttgggtgaactcccatgtaccctccaggactccgcggagggtataaagctggtccactgttccacggccaggacgaaatccacattgctcctcctgaatccgaggttcgacaatccgacggacccctgaatagactttcccagggagcaGCGTTAATTGATTTTGGGAGTTTTTGGGGATTTGTCCCCAAAAAaggcaatgttgccgcaattaacatggcaagggagacaacttgtcaaaccattatgaccgttaacatgcgtacattgtagacctaccaaatctacttaacatatatatatatatatatatatatatatatatatatatatatatatatatatatatatatatatgcatttaggcttactgataattagcgtaatttgatgagctgtctgaaaccgttctgacagtacgctagcctatggccgatattctcaacaggagattgagaataatagccCAAAAAAGAAcatggcagcaattgaaaattgtaggatgaaattcaaaacactgaagaaggccATTGATGTGGGccaataatgtttttgtcttcacatcttgaCAAAATCAATGAATTACTTCAACTTAACTTTGCCACACAaatttattaactgataggctaaatgctgagctttaagataaaagggaaagataaccatgaatAAAATAtggattcactgaaatgactatagtattgcacagatccagcactgacttttaagatcagaaggtgacccaaactgcagACTTTGTTTGGCAGAaaagtcatttaaaattgctcagcatgactatcattattatattatgAGTATTTCCTATTAACATAGTCTGACTCTACAGATCCAGAGGgagcttggacagtgacagactgtggctgtgccaagtgttgtcacaagtgtttttgtttgtgtttcctgttcagcATCTAACCTCTACAAGCGTACCATGACATCGACAGAGAAAGGCAACATTACATTGATTAGAATAAGTtgtgtttaattaaatgttgttaacaTGAGCTCAGGTTACACTTGTGCCGTTGTTGGCTGCCATAACAATTCAAGAAAATTGAAGATTTTCGTCGGAAACGTCTTGCTTCGAACATCAACAACTTTGGAGAAATTGTCTGTGTCCATCGCCCTATGCTTTGCACTCCATGCCAAGGAATAAGGAACGCAAAATAGTGTGGCTTGCAGCTTTGAAACTAAAACACCCTCCAAAGAAAGTGTATGTTTGCTCCAGTGTTGCCAGGTTCgcggttttcccgcggaattgggctacttttgaagtgttgccgcgggtagatttttttgtccgctggtttGGGAGAcgtattttgcatgcaaattacatgaatatatttatataaaaatccatattttaaatgaaataatgtatttatactagtgctgtcagtttaacgcgttattaacggcgttaacgcaaacccaaataaacaacgtcaatttttttatcgcgcgattaacgctctttttggcctagcaaactttgtagtttttttcacgtgctgttgcaacaattaccgacgttagaaagactacaacaccacaccggatatagctagaccggaaataaaacaacaggcacgccacacacacttgtttggcttgcgagccggctaaagagtagtagcagagcccgtttacggatattagacattctctggtagtaggctaacgttacgttttgagtggatggcgagcgtgagacgccgaaatggatgccaataagattctgaatggaaagttacttttaaaaagttgccaaatggttccattgacaagaccaaagtgatctgtgtgttttgtcgttgttaactgagctatcatcgcagcacgtccagtctgaaataccacttgatggccaagcacacagctgatgcgattcatgcgaattctccgccccctcgtcaaagccaggcgattgcaatgttgttttcaataaatgaaatatttgcacaaagcaatccgaaccacttttccatgttgataagagctttaaaatttgaaaaaagaatgggacaaaaagaaatcaagggacatttagaatatataaaaatgtgcgattaattgattaatcgcgagttaactatgacattaatgcgattaatcgcgattaaatattttaatcgtttgacagcactaatttatacccaaatcctaccaaactgactccagattagcatgtacacacatggacatgggacacgcccacatacacacgcactttGCGTGTacacacgtgcctaatgctctcagtttcctgagaaaacctcctgaaaaccgcttttaatgctggcatactaaaaaattggtgttactttgtagatattacaatacatttggcaatgataacaatgctgttggactttaaaagcagtgtatatggtttggcaggggtacattttgagttctgatattgggctggtttttgggctggttttatcgaccattgggctggttttgggctggttttgattggtcattgggctggttttgtcacacagacctggcaaccctggtttgctctttccatttcttaaaggggcaattgactgcaaaaccgattttaccttgtcattgttgaaaaacgacagttcggagggtaaactgaacataccgtgaatatcaaagtccattgacacatctttcctattcaaatctcaaaaagaaaaaatttggctgtaaaatgctagcttttcaacaaagccaccggtcctacgtgggaccggtgatcgccctcttattggctctggtctgtatctttgtcacgccccagaatttacatccagaccagcccagcccgaggtagcgtctatctccgatactagttaagctgcgcgctgctctgtgtaggctacttataaggaattacaaagaagaacgttttgaattataacaaggatattgaaaatggaccacggtcgtaaatgctgtgttccaggctgtacagggaaggctaacactcacagtcttcccaaggagccaaacattcaacaggcatggctgctgttgtctatgagaagatcccggcgaagttcgacactcaatcattcatttgctctgaacatttcacccaagacagttttgacaaccttggacaatttcaagcaggatatgctaggaagctg
This DNA window, taken from Hypomesus transpacificus isolate Combined female chromosome 13, fHypTra1, whole genome shotgun sequence, encodes the following:
- the LOC124475698 gene encoding L-seryl-tRNA(Sec) kinase — protein: MDLNKTPAKVQSERACLCVLCGLPASGKSTLAQAVKTLTGQQHWRSSVISYDNLIPDYAFHSKTVEGYEDMVQRQTKWRLYRQAILQCVEHILQNPQALELPPTTCQINSFALRQCVYAVRATEPKTHQTPLILLLDDNFYYRSMRYEVYQLARKYSIGFCQVYLHSPVESCIDRNQRRLQALPNEVIVAMAQRMEPPNPEKNPWEQSSISLDTKDSFTDKALQRLKELISIALDNPLSPVQDNTEQKVADSLICANSVVHQADQACRHRVSQAMQKARENKMSPDHMRSLAAELNKAKTTFLQNLRKKVLQDIPITPRETIDGESVAKRALDVFDQDTKEIMARFLLI